A single genomic interval of Trinickia acidisoli harbors:
- the egtD gene encoding L-histidine N(alpha)-methyltransferase, whose translation MYETTDASALTGAAPPRGVRVDRDDNDNGNDNAFRRDLLAGLSKTPRSIAPKYFYDAEGSALFDRICELPEYYPTRTERHILERHGREMAEVVGPHADIIEFGAGSLEKIRILLHSFGARALPRRYFPIDISAAHLEAAASRLHADYPWLQVRPIAADYMKEAQLSGLDASTGRRVGFFPGSTIGNFDADEAMAFLQLAARVLEGGGLLVGVDLVKDPQTLHRAYNDAQGVTAAFNMNLLRRANAELSADFDLREFGHYAFYDPRKCRIEMHLVSRCAQTVHVAGRDFSFDEGESLHTENSHKFTIEGFRKLAVSAGFRPGPVWTDDAQLFSVHWLESPEGGMGAS comes from the coding sequence TTGTACGAGACAACTGACGCATCCGCGCTCACGGGCGCAGCGCCCCCGCGAGGCGTACGGGTCGATCGGGACGACAACGACAACGGGAACGACAACGCGTTTCGCCGCGATCTGCTCGCCGGTTTGTCGAAGACGCCACGCAGCATCGCCCCGAAGTACTTCTACGATGCCGAAGGCTCCGCGCTGTTCGATCGCATTTGCGAGTTGCCCGAGTACTATCCGACGCGCACGGAGCGGCACATCCTCGAGCGGCATGGACGCGAGATGGCCGAAGTCGTCGGGCCGCACGCCGACATCATCGAATTCGGCGCGGGCTCGCTCGAGAAAATCCGCATTCTTTTGCACTCGTTCGGCGCACGCGCGTTGCCCCGGCGCTATTTCCCGATCGACATTTCGGCCGCGCACTTGGAGGCGGCCGCATCGCGATTGCACGCCGATTACCCGTGGCTGCAGGTGCGGCCGATCGCGGCCGACTATATGAAAGAAGCGCAATTGTCGGGGCTCGACGCATCGACGGGCCGCCGAGTGGGTTTCTTTCCGGGCTCGACGATCGGCAATTTCGACGCGGACGAAGCGATGGCGTTCTTGCAGCTCGCCGCGCGTGTACTCGAGGGGGGCGGGTTGCTCGTCGGCGTCGATCTCGTCAAAGATCCGCAAACGCTGCATCGCGCCTATAACGACGCGCAAGGCGTGACGGCGGCGTTCAATATGAATTTGCTGCGGCGAGCTAACGCGGAGCTATCGGCCGATTTCGATTTGCGCGAGTTCGGGCATTACGCGTTTTACGATCCGCGCAAGTGCCGGATCGAAATGCATCTGGTGAGTCGATGTGCGCAGACCGTGCATGTCGCGGGGCGCGATTTCAGCTTTGACGAAGGGGAAAGCCTTCATACGGAGAACTCGCACAAGTTCACGATAGAGGGCTTTCGCAAGCTGGCCGTTTCAGCGGGCTTTCGGCCGGGCCCCGTTTGGACCGACGATGCGCAGTTGTTCAGCGTGCATTGGCTCGAAAGCCCGGAGGGCGGAATGGGTGCGTCGTAG
- the egtB gene encoding ergothioneine biosynthesis protein EgtB: MSIAVPGLQQAYDEVRHYSLALAAPLSAEDQSVQSMPDASPTKWHLAHTTWFFETVVLGAHVPGYRPFDERYAYLFNSYYEALGPRHARPHRGLLTRPSSQEVRAYRRYVDEAMSALLDTADAELLARVEPLVTLGLHHEQQHQELILTDILHAFSCNPLMPAYHCAHVEAVSKPKRAQPIEWLRQTGGIVGIGHDGNGFVFDNEGPRHEYLLRSYDIAHRLVTCGDYAAFIADGGYARPELWLSDGWAAVQREGWTAPIYWIGDERGECGERVEREGDGNWRVFGLSGLQALDADSPVSNLSFYEAAAYAEWAGARLPTEFEWEAAFDTPGIEQMTGHVWQWTRSSYDPYPGFRPLPGVAAEYNGKFMVGQQVLRGGSSATPPGHTRRTYRNFFPPAARWQLTGVRLVRDN, translated from the coding sequence ATGAGCATCGCCGTACCTGGCTTGCAGCAGGCTTACGATGAAGTTCGACACTACAGCCTCGCGCTCGCCGCGCCGCTTTCGGCAGAAGATCAGAGCGTACAGTCGATGCCCGACGCGAGCCCGACGAAATGGCACCTCGCGCATACGACATGGTTTTTCGAAACGGTCGTGCTAGGCGCCCACGTGCCGGGGTATCGGCCGTTCGACGAGCGCTACGCCTATCTTTTCAATTCGTACTACGAAGCATTGGGCCCGCGCCACGCGCGTCCGCACCGGGGGCTGCTCACGCGGCCTTCATCGCAAGAGGTGCGCGCCTATCGGCGTTACGTCGACGAAGCGATGTCGGCGCTGCTCGATACGGCAGATGCCGAGCTTTTGGCGCGCGTCGAGCCGCTCGTGACGCTAGGCTTGCATCACGAGCAGCAGCATCAAGAATTGATCCTGACGGATATCCTTCACGCGTTTTCGTGCAACCCTTTGATGCCGGCCTACCATTGCGCGCACGTCGAAGCGGTATCGAAGCCGAAGCGCGCGCAGCCGATCGAATGGCTACGGCAAACGGGCGGTATCGTCGGCATCGGTCACGATGGCAACGGCTTCGTGTTCGATAACGAAGGGCCGCGGCATGAATACCTGCTGCGTTCTTACGACATTGCGCACCGGCTCGTCACGTGCGGCGATTATGCGGCCTTCATCGCCGACGGCGGCTATGCGCGCCCTGAGTTGTGGCTGTCGGACGGCTGGGCCGCCGTGCAACGCGAAGGATGGACGGCCCCGATCTACTGGATCGGCGACGAGCGTGGCGAATGCGGCGAACGCGTCGAACGAGAAGGCGATGGGAACTGGCGTGTATTCGGACTGTCTGGATTGCAGGCGCTCGATGCCGATTCGCCGGTTTCGAACCTGAGCTTTTACGAAGCGGCCGCCTACGCCGAATGGGCGGGCGCCAGGCTGCCGACCGAATTCGAGTGGGAAGCGGCGTTCGATACGCCGGGTATCGAACAGATGACGGGACACGTTTGGCAGTGGACGCGCTCGTCCTACGACCCCTATCCGGGTTTTCGTCCATTGCCCGGCGTAGCGGCCGAATACAACGGCAAGTTCATGGTTGGGCAGCAAGTGCTGCGCGGCGGCAGCAGTGCGACGCCACCGGGGCATACGCGCCGCACCTATCGCAACTTTTTCCCGCCGGCTGCGCGCTGGCAATTGACGGGAGTACGCCTTGTACGAGACAACTGA